The DNA segment CCTTCGGCGCGCCGCGGAGGCTTGACGCGATACGGACCCGTCTTCGGCATCTTCTCCAGGGCCTGCAGGACGATGCCGCACGACTCCCGCAACTCGTTGAAGCGGCACACGAACCGGGCGTAGGAGTCCCCCGCGCCGCCGTCGTGCCAGACCTGCGGCTCGAAGTCGATCTCCTCGTACGTCTCGTAGGGGTCGAGGCGGCGGAGGTCGACGTCCACGCCGCACGCCCGGAGGTTTGGGCCCGTGACGCCCCAGTTGATCGCCTCTTCGACGGAGATCTTGCCGACGCCTTCCGTCCGCATCCGGAAGACCTTCGATTCCTGGAAGATCGCCTGGTACTCATTCTCGTACTTCTCGAGGAAGTGCTCGATGCTCCGTCGGCACATCGCCTCGAAGTTCTCCGGGAGATCGTTCCGTACCCCGCCGACGCGGGGATAGTTCTGGTTCATCCGCATGCCCGACATGAGCTGGATCAGGTCGAGGAACAGCTCTCGTTCGCGGAGGGCCCACAGGAGGCCCGTGAGCAATCCGAGGTCGGGGCCGTAGGAGGCGAGCCACATCAGGTGGGAGGCGATCCGCTGCAGCTCGAGGGAGATGACCCGGATCCATTGCCCCCGCTCCGGCGTCTCGATCCCCATCATCTTCTCGACGGCGAGGCAGTACGCGTGGGACCAAGTGATCGAAGAGACGTAACAGAGGCGGTCCGTCAAGACGACGTTCTTCTGGAACTCGCGGACCTCCATGATCTTCTCGTACCCGCGGTGCAGGTAGCCGATCTCTGGCTTCGCGTCGACGATCGTCTCGCCGTCGACCTTGACCTTCATGTTCCAGAGCCCGTGGGTCATGGGGTGCTGCGGCCCCATGTTGATCCAGAACTCCGGCATTCACTTCCCCCCGCGGAGCTTGCGCCGGCTGATGTACTGGCGGTCCACCTCCTGGGCGAACGCCTTGCGGAGGGGATGGAACTTGAAGTCTTCCGGGAGGAGGATGCGGACGAGGTTCGGATGGCCCTCGTACTCGACGCCCATGAGGTCCCACGCCTCCCGCTCGTGGTAGTCCGCGGCGTGCCAGAGGCCCGTGAGGGAGGCGATCTTCGGGTCGCCGTAGGGGATCTGCGCATTGACCTGGACCATGCACCCGTTGTAGTAGTTCTCGATGTGGTAGATGCTCTCGAAGTGGTCCTTCCAGTCGACCGCCGTGATGCACGCGAGGTGCTCGAAGCCTTGCGTGTTCTTCAGGTACGTGCACACCGCGATCAGGTCCGCCCGGTCGATCACGATCTCGACGAGGCGCTCCCGGACGGCCTTCGCGTCCTTCAGCTTCGATGTGAACGCGGCCTGGAGGCCGGCAAGGACCTCCTTCTCGACCCCGGGCACGGGACGGCCGGTGATCTTGGGCAGCGGCTTGGCCAGGGCGCTCATATTTGGATGACCTCCTCCTTCTTGAGCGCATATTGGGTGGCCACGAACATGATCCCTAGGAACATGAAGATCGAGAACTTGGCCACAGGCGACCCGAAACTCAGGAGGCCGCCCCAGGCGAAGGCCCAGAGGAGGAGGAAAATCGCCGCGACATCGAAGATGACGAAAATCAGGGCGAACATGTAGTACTGAAAGTGGAACTGGATTTGCGCCTCGCCTTCCGGCACCTCCCCGCACTCGTACGTCAGGTCCTTCAGCGGCGTGGGGTGGTCGGGCCGAAAGAGCCGCGTGGCGAAGAACGTGCCGAGCGGGAACAGCAAGGCGATGATGGCGAAAATGACTACGGGGGCGTAGCTCTCCAGCGCCATCTTCAGGGCGTGGGAAAAAGGTCGGGCTATTAAACCTTTGTCGGGGTGCACGACGCACCGATTTTCTCCAGAGGAAGCGACCCCGCCGAGGCCGTCGCCGCCGACGATTCCCCGCCGCGCCGATTGCCTCGCGGACCGGGCACAACCGTTTATATTCGGGGAGTCCAATGCTCGCCGTCGATGGCCGCGACCCGACCGCTTCCTCCCGGGCAGCGCGAGGTCCGGAAGTGGCCGCGGCTCGATCTCGGGATCGTGCCGCGCTTTGATCCGAAGGCCTGGGACCTCCGGGTCGATGGCTCCGTCGACAAGCCACTCCGCTTCATCTACGACGAATTCCTGGCGCTGCCCTCGACGACGGTCACGTCCGCGTTCCACTGCGTGACCGGCTGGACGACGTTCGACAACGAGTGGGTCGGGGTGCCGATCAAAGAGGTGGCGCAGCGGGCGCAGATCCGGCCGAGCGCGCGGTTCGCGACCTTCCGGTGCGGCGACGGCTACACGACCTCCCATCCGCTCGACGTCCTCTACGATGCGGACGTCCTCCTCGTGCACACATGGGATGGGAAGCCCCTTCCGCTCGAGCACGGCGGCCCCGTGCGGCTCCTCGTGCCGAAGCGGTACGCGTACAAGAGCGCGAAGTGGGTCCGCGGCGTGACGTTCACGGACGACGAGGAACTCGGCTACTGGGAAGTGCGCGGTTACAGCAACACGGCCGACCCGGTGACCGAGGACCGCTACTCCTTCTAGGCGAACGGAGAAAGTCCATAAGCCGACCGTTCCTTGCCGCGCCGAGGCGTGTGGCGACTCTCCCGGCCGACGATCGGCCCGACGAGCGCCGGATGAGTTTCTTCGAGCACCTCGAGGAACTCCGGCAGCGTCTGAAGGTCGTCTTCGTGACGTTCATCGTTGCCTTCGCCCTCCTGCTGATATTCGCCATCGAACCGGTCTCCGTCGGCAATGTCCAGCTCTACCTCCCCGTCCCCAGCGCGGATGTGGGCCACACGATCCCGGCCCAGGTATTCGGCCTCATGAACCGGAGCCTCGTCCAAGGCAGCGCGACGCTGACCGTCTTGACCCCGTGGGAGGCGGTCATCGTGCAGATGAAAGTCGCGATGTTCCTCGGCGCGGTCATCACTTCCCCGATTACGACCTACGAGTTTTGGCGTTTCGTCGCCCCCGCCCTGAAGCCGAGCGAGCGGCGTCTGATCTTTCGCATCACCGCCCCCGTCGTCGTCCTGTTCCTCGCGGGGGTCCTCATGTCGCTCCTGGTCGTGTTGCCTTTTACGTTCCCCTTCCTCTACGGTTTCGCCAGGTCCTTGGGCGCGGCACCCCTGTTGCGCCTTGACGACTTCCTCGATTTCGTCTTGTGGTTCAGCCTCGCCTTTGGACTCGCCTTCGAACTTCCGGTCGTGATGTACGGCCTATCGTACCTGGGGATCGTCACGCCAGACTTCTGGAGGGAAAACTGGCGGTACGCGGCGATCGCGATTTTCTTCTTCGGCGCGGCGATTACGCCCGACGGAAGCGGCGTGACAATGATGCTCGTCGCGCTCCCGATGCTCTTCCTCTACGTCGCGGGCTATGTGGCCATCGTCATCCGGGAGCGGCGCCGCGCCCGGGCGAAAACCTCATAAGACCGGTCTCCTTGGACCGAACCGCGGGGGTCATGTTCGGCTTCTCGATGGGATCGATAACGGCACAACTCCCGAGCGGTTTCGAATGGGTCGTCCTGCTCATCCTCATCGCAGTCCTCCTCCTCTTCGGACCCAAGAAGTTGCCCGAGCTGGCGCGCGGCGTGGGCCGAGCGCTCGGCGAGTTCCGGCGCGGCAAGATGGAGGTCGAGCGAGAGATTTCGATGGAACTCTCGTCGATGGACGTCAAGGACACACGCGCGCGCGTCGAGAAGACCGCGAGCATCCTCGGCGTCCCCGCGACCGGCCGGAGCGAGATGGAGCTCAAGCTCGGCATCGCGCGCGCCATCGACCGAGCCCCCGACGACCAAGTCGTCAGCGCGGCGCAGGCGATGGGCGTGTACAGCTCCGGCGCGGACACGCAACGGCTCAAAGAACAGATCATCAAGGCCCTGAACGTCTGATCGTTTTCTCCTTACGACGCGTACGCGCGTTACCTTTATCGGGGCCGACCGTTTACCTGCGCCCGCTCACGGAGAACGGCGCATGGCGAGCCTCGATTACGCGTACCGCCGGCTCGTGAACACGCTCGGTCCGGAACGGGTCGCCCGCTCCGAATTCGAGCGGATGGTGTACAGCCACGACTTCGCGTCGCTGCCGAAGATCGCGCTGCTGCAGTGGCGGCTCTATCCGGACTTCGTCGCGCTTCCGCAGACGACGGAAGAGGTCGCCGCACTGGTCAACTTGAGCGACGAGAGCCAGCTCCAGATCACGCCGCGGGGCGGCGGGACGAGCTGGTACGGAGGGACCGTCCCGAACCGCGGGGGCGTCCTCGTCGACATGCGCAAGATGAACGCGATCCTCGGACTCGATCCGGGCGCGCGAACCGTGACCGTGGAGGCGGGCGCGACATGGAAAGACGTCGAAGACTACGTCGAGTCCAAAGGTTTCTCCCTGCCGGTCGTCCCGACGAACGCGATTGGCAGCACCGTCGGGGGCGCGATCAACTCCGGCGCCACGGGGTTCGGCGGCGTTCGGAACGGGAGCCTTCGCGACGCGATCACGAACCTCGATGTCGTCCTGCCGGACGGCCGCATCCTGAAGACCGCGCCGGCCGGCGACGCCGGAGGCGCCCTCGCGAATCTCACGCCTCTCTTCTTCGGCGCGGAGGGGACGCTCGGCATCATCACGCGGGTAACGTTGCGGCTCGTCCCGAAGGCGGACGTCGTGAAGCCGCTCGCCTACGCGTTCCCCGGACTCGGCCCGGGCGCGCGATTCCTGAAAGGCCTCGTCGACGCGGGCCTCGCTCCCCACCACGCCATCGTCATCGACCGGGAGCACTTCGTGTTCGAACGCGCGCTGCGGCCGGACAGCCCGGATCCGGCACCGATCGCCCTCGTCGCCGTCCGCGGCACGAAGGACGACGCGGCGGATCAGGAGCGGACAATCGACGCGCTCGCCTCGAAGGAGAAGGGCACGCGGCTCTCCCCCGAGATTTGCGACCGGATGTGGCGGGAGCGGTACGACAACTACGGCGCGCGGCGGCTGAGCCGCGGCCTGATCGTCTCGTACAACCTCGTGCCGGTGTCGCGGCTGCCGGAGGCGGTCGAGACCGCCGCAGAAATCCGGGACAAGCTCAAACTCAACGGCGCCGTGCAGGCGTATCTCGTCGACGCGACGACCGCCGCGCTCGTGCCGTACGTGCTCATGGACGACACGCGTCCGTCCGGCGGTACGGCGCTCGGCTTCGCTAAGCGGATGGGCGACGCCGCGTTCGAGATGGAGGGCCATCCGATGGGGCTCGGCTTGTTCCTCGTGTTCAACCTGAGGAAGATGCACGGCCGCGCGACGACGATGATCTCTGCGGTCAAGGTGGTCCTCGATCCGCGCAAGAAAGTCAACGGCGGCAAGACGTTCGAGGTCTGGACGAAGTACCCGTGGCCGGGACTGCGCGCGATTCCGCCGCCCGGGATGGCGGTCGGCCTCGAGATCGCCGCGATCCTCCGGAGGGCGAAGCCCACGCGGGACCGGTTCGTGCGGGCGTACGAGCACGCAAAGGAGGAGTGAGATGGGCCTCCTCCGCGACTGGCACTACATCGAAAAGGCCGTCGAGATCCCGGCGCTCTCCGAGCTAATCCGGGACGCGCTGATCCGTGCCCTGTTCGTGCGGGACGACCGGGTGCTCCCGAAGGACCTCATCGCGGACCTGAGCCGAGTGCCGCCCGTCACGGTCAAGGTGAAAGACGACGGAGAGGTGCGCAAGCTCGTGCGCGTGCTCAACGGCCAGGAGAGCACGCTGAGCCTCGGCCTGGGCGCGGAGGACTACCACTACTTCCGCACGCAGCTCGGCGTCGGTCGGACGCGGGAGTTCGGGGTCGTCGTGCGACCGCGGACCCTGCTGACGTACGACTGGATCGTCCCGGAGCAGCGCGGCGTCCAGCTCGACTTCTCTGCCTACGCGGGCATCGAATTCGCGGCGGAAGGCCACCGGGCGATCGCGCAGGTGGGCGCGACGTGGAAGTCGCTGTACGACGCCGCGGCCGCGAAAGGCCACTCCGTCCCCTTCGTGCCGACTGTCCCTCTCGACTTCGCGGTCGGGGACGCGCTCGTCGGCGACGCGCCGTTCGCCTCGTACCGCGGCGAGTTCGGCTCCTTCGTGAACGCCCTCCGGACCATCAGTGCGTTCGGCCATCGGGCGCGCCTCGGCTTCGAGGACGTCGCGAACAACGGCACGGCCTACGATTTCCTGCACGCGGCGATCCCGCTCGCCGGGGAGTTCTTCATCCCGGTCGCCGTGGCCGTCCGGCTCGAGGCGAAGGCGGCGGCCCGCAAGACGCTGACGTACGCCTTCGACGACGGCGCGAAGCTGTCGGCCGCCCTCGACAAGCTCTCTCGCACGGGACAGGTCCTCGACTGGGTCCACGTGACGGACGCGGCAGCCGCCAAGATCCTGCGCCCCACGGCCGCGGCCGAGGCGTTCAGCGCCCAGGTGGCGTTCGGAGCCACGGCCACGGGCATGGCCGCGAAGGAGAAGGCGATCGACGCCGCGATGGCCGGATTCAGGTCGAAGAGTGCCGACGTCCCGAATCCGTTCGACGCGGCCGCGGACGCGTACACGAAGACGGCGGAGAGCGTCTCGCGCTCGTTGTTCGTCGGCGAGGTGCGCCTTCCGTCGAAGGCTCTCGGAGATTTCGCGGCCCGGCTCCACGCGTTCGGCGACCAGTCCGCCGCGAAGGCGGGCTTCTACGCGAGCCTGCGAGAGACCGGGACCGTTTCCGTTTTCCCGTTCTTCGCCTCGCCGAAGGACCGCACGAAGCAGCATGACCTCTCGAAAGGCGTGCGGGCGATCATCTCGAAAATCGCGGGAGGCGTCTTCACGTCGCGGCTCGCGCACCTCTGGGAGGAGGACCCCCAGTTCCTCCAGCGAATGGCGATCCTGCGATCCCTCAAGCTCACGATCGACACGGCGCACGTCGTCCAGCCGCTCGTCACGCCGTGAAGCGGCTCACATTTGCGGCGCGCCGCACTTCGGACAGATCGCCTGGCCTTCTTCAAGCGGCGACCGGCAAGCGATACACACACCCGTGTGGATCTTGATTGGCATCATCGAGACGAACACGCCGAGGGGGATGAACAGCAGGGTGTACGCGTACTGGCCCGTCACGATCCCTTCGAGGCCGATCGCCACGAGGAACACCCCGGCGATTTTCATGATGACGATGAGCCGCTGCGTGCGCGGGAGGTTCTTAATCGTCTGGATCTCCTGCTTGTACGTCATCCGAGGGGCCTTCCGGGCCCTCACGACCGTTGGAGGCGAGGCCGCGTCCGTCATCCTGCGTCGCCGCCCTCTGCCTCTTCTTCGCTCGGTTCTTCGTGCGGCTCCTCCGCGGGCTCGGGCGGGGCCGCGGCCGGCGTTGCCGCCTTCGGCGCCGGGGTCGGCGCGGGCGTCGCGGGCTTGGCCTGTGCCGGCGCAGGAGGTCGCGGAGCCGGCGCCGGTGGCGCCGAGGTCGACACCACGCGGCCGTCCTTCACGACGAAGTCGTGCTTCGTGACCATCGTGATCGCGTCGACCGGGCACACGAGCGCGCACTTCTCGCAACCCACGCAGTTTTCCTCGATGATGATCGCCTTGCGCGACGTGTACGAGTAGTCCGGCAACGCGAACTTGCGATCCACCATCGAGATCGATTCGAACGCGCAGTTGTCGAAGCAGTGGGTGCACCCCATGCAAATCTCCTCGGCCACCACGGCGAGCGTGCCTCGGCCGCGAATGAATTCCTGCGTCCGGACTTTGAAGCCCTGCTTGTACCGATCCCTGGCGAGCGTGAGGTTCATCTGGCGGACGTTGCGGTAGTACGCGACGAGCGGGTCCGCGGGCGGGCCCGGCGCGGGGGGCGCAGGAGGCGCGGGCTTGGGGACCTCCGCGGGCGCCGTCGCCGTCCGGATCACCCCCGTCTCCCGGGAAGAGGCGGCCCCTGCCGCTTCGCGTCGATGTTGCTCCCCGTCGGATAGTCCCCGGGAAGTCGCTCCGCGAGGAACTGGGTGATGTCCATGACCTTGTAGCGGTACCGTTCCTCCCCCGGCTGCCACCGGTTCTCGTGATGCAGGCATCCGAAGTGGGTGAGGCACTTCGGGCAGGCGGTCAGGAGATAGTCCGCCTCGACTTCGGTCGCCTCGTCCATCCGCTTCCGCGTCAGGCCCTTCGTCTTGTCGTTGCAATACATCATCTGCGCGACACCGCAGCACTGCGCGTCCGCGCGGAACGTCTTGAGTTCGACGAGCTCTGCGTTGTCGACGCGCTTGACGAGCTCCCTCGGCTCTTCGTAGAACGGCTCCATCGGCATCTGACGGCCGGAGCGGCACGGGTCCTGGTAGGCGACGCGGATCTTCTTCGCGGTCTCCGGTTGCGGCGGAATCCGCAGGCCGCGTTCGTAGAGGAGTTGCGTGATGTGCACGACCCGCACGCCGTCGAGCTTGTAGTCCAGCTTGAACGTCCGGTACCCCTCCGCGCACGATGTGACGAACGTCTTAACGCCGAGCATCTTGATGATCCGCGAGTTGTAGTCCCGCATCCGCTCGAAGATGTCGATCTTTCCTTGCCACAGCTGGTCGTGGCCGCAGCACTTCATGAACGACCGGTCGAGGATCATCGGCTGAATCCCGACCGCTCGGAGCAGCTTGATCGAGGAGTCGAAGATGATCCCGTGGTTCGTGTCGCCGTAGTTCAGGTGCGAGAACTGCATCTCGACGTCGTAGTAGTCGACGCAGCCCGGGTAGTACGCGTACTCCGACTTGTGCTCCACCTTGATCTCTGGGATCGTCGTGTCGTCGGCCTCGCTGTCGAGCACGCGGAACATGACCGGATGGGGGATCGTGCGGCCGGGGCCGTACTCCGTCTCCATCATTCCCGCTCGCCTCCGTCCGCCGCCATGCGGGCGTGGATCTTCGCGCGCTCCTCGAGGATGTAGTCGCTGTACTGGATGTCGAGCGGGCAGACGGCGCTGCAGGCGTCGCACGCGAGGCACGTCCACAAGGGGACGCCGTCGTGCTGTTTCTTGAAGGTGTTGTAGACGAGGTTCAGCCCGCCGAGGGCGTCGTCCTCGACCTTCGTGACCGGGCAGACGGTGTGGCACTTGCCGCACTGGTAGCACTCGTTGAGCAGGTATTCGTACGTGCTGTACGGCCGCCGCGTGCCGAGCCACGCCGTCACGATGGCGAACATCGGCATCAGGACGAGCGTGTTCATGTTCGGCCAGAGGACGAGCAGGACCCATCCGAGGGCGGTCGGCTGGTCGAGGTAGGCCACGCTCGCGTAGAACGCCATGAAGCCGAGAAGGCCGAGGACGCCGGCCCACGTCGATACCTTGCGGGCCTTCGACTCCGGAGCGAAGAGGACCGCGGCCGCCGTGGCGACCGTCGGCACCGCGATGATCGCGAGGGCGATCGCGATTTCAAGCGTGAATTGGCGCATCTCCGGACCCAGGCCGGAGGGATCGAACAGGATGTATGCCGACTGCGCCACGACGATCGCCGCCAGGCCCGACACGTAGGGCGCGAGCCATCGGCGCATCGGTTGGAACCCGAGCCGTCGGAGGGCGATGTACGACGTCAGCCCGACGAGCACGGGCGGGATCACGAAGAACCATTTCATCGTCCAATCCGGGATCAACGCCGCACCGTTCGCGACCCACCGCTGCGCGACGACCTCCCGGATCGAGTAGAGGGAGGAGGTGAAGATCCACGCGATCAGGAACGCGAGCCCGAACGCGGACCGGACCGGCGCCTTCGCGGGGCGCGCCTCACGACCTCGGTCGATGAACGGCAAGATCAGGAGGAAGATGACCGGGATGCCGCTGAGCAAGTCGCCCCAGAAGGCCGCGCTGAACTCCGTCTTCAGCGGGGTCCCCTCGCCGATCGTGAACTGCGGGAAGATGTCCGCGACCTTCAGGAGGCCCCACGAGAACAAGAGGTACCAGTCCGGGACGATCAGCTCGGAGAGCTGCGGGCTCCGCGCGGGTCCGAGGAACGGCGTCACGAAGGCCGACAGGAAGAACATCATCGCCACGAGGAGGAACGTCACCACGAGGTCTCGGGTGGCTTCCTGCGGGAACAGCGGGATGCCGGGCTGGTGGTCCGACCGCTCCGGCCCGTACTGCCGGGGGAACCCGGACCGGCGGCCCTCCATGATCTTCCCCTTGACGTACTCGATCTCCATGGACTACCTCAATGCGGCTCCGCGACGCCTTGCAACCACACGAGCCCCATGTGCAGGACCATGAGCCCCGTCCCGACGAGGGGCAGGATGAACACGTGGATCCAGTACCACCGCAGGATGTACACTCCAGTCAGGGTGTTGATGTCCCCGAACAGCAGCGTCGCGAGCTGATCCCCGATCGCCGGCGACGCGCGCGTCATGTTGATCCCGATGTTCGCCGCGCCCTCGCTCAGGTTGTTCGCAGGGAGCAGGTAGCCGGAGTAGCCGAACAGGATCGTGACGAGCATGAGGACGACGCCCAAGAGCCAGTTCAGCTCGCGCGGCTTCTTGTACGCGCCGGTGAAGTAGACGCGGCACATGTGGAGGAACACGGCCGCGATCATGATGTGCGCGGCCCAGTGGTGCATCCCTCGGATGATGAAACCGAACGGGATCTCGTTCATGATGATGTTCATCGAGCCGTACGCGGGATTCGTCAAGTCTCCCGTCACCCGGTTGATCTCGAGCCGGCCGTCGGGCACGTAGAAGAAACCGAGCAGGATGCCCGTGATCGTGAGGACGATGAACGCGACGAAGGAGATGCCGCCGAGGCAGTAGAGCGGGTACCAGTACCAGATCGTCTTGAGCTCGTACTTCTCCGCATGGCTGCGGGGGACCTGCCGCTGGTCCGTCTCCAGCACGACCCGCGTCAGGTCGGCGTACGGGACGGTCGGGAAGCGGGACTTGATCCATCCGAAGATCGTCCGGCCCGTGTCCTGCCGAATGTCCCCCGTCGTCGACGTCGTCTCACCTCAGCAATACGTGTACCATGCGGGATCCGCCTTGCCCGCCGGGTCGAGCGGCATGCCGCCGACCAGGTTCAGTCCTTGCACTTTGACCGGGATCACGGCGAGGGCGCGCGGCGCGGGCCCGTGGACGCGCTCCGCCCCGACGTACGGTTCTCCGTTCTTCGGGTTGATGTTCACGACGAGGAGCATCGGATCGTACTGGGACCCGTGGCAGACGCAGTAGATCGGGTCCTCCCCGAACTGGACGTACGTTGGCGGGGACGCCCCGTAGGTGCTGTAGTCCCTCGCCGGGGGAGGGTTGCTGATGACGTGCCAGCCCGGGTAGCAGCACAGGTGGACGCATCGATCGAAGAGGACCACGATCCGCGTCCCGCCGTTCGCCGCGTCCAGGGTCGCATCGTCGAAGTACAGCTGGAAAGCCGAGTCGGTCGCCTGCAGCTTCTTGAACGTCTCCGGCAGCTGGTCGTCGGGGGGCACCGTGAAGAACTGGTTTTCCCGCTTGATGCGGATGATCATGCAAGGGTAGCCGGTCCCGGGGACGTAGGTCGAGTCCTGGAACAGCCCGCGCCATACCCCGGTCGCGCCCTGCCACACCCCGAAATCGGTCACGCGCACCGAGGAACCCGCCCTCACGTTCCACCACTGCGGGGTCGGGAACTTCGTATACTGAATCGTCTCCCGGATCTCGCCCGTGAACTTGTACGGCGGGGGCAGCAGCTGGCCCGTGGCGAGGCCGCCGAGGCTGGCGACCGAGCCGATGGACGCGGCGGTCAAGCCGAGCTTGACCCACTCGCGGCGGGTCCATCGCTTCTCCCGTTCCTCTTTCTCCCAGCTCACCGCAGCACCTCAGCGGAACGCCCGGTGGAGCACGATCTTCGGGCGTCGAATCTTGTGAATCAGCTCGTCGGGCATGAACTCTTTGCGATATACGTCGACGGCGACGGCCAGGAGGAGGAAGACCATCCCCATGAAGACCGCCATGTACGAGTCGGCCTGGGCGTCCTCCGCGCCGCCGAGGACCTGGAGGGCGACGATGACCGTCAGGATGCTGAACCACAAGATCCCGACGACGAGGCCGCCAATGGCCAAGGCCGCCATCGAACTCCGGCGGGGCGCGTCGCCCCGGATCAGCTCGGTCAAGGGAGACCCTTCCGAACGTGTTCCGCGTGGTCGACGAAGTGGCGGCTGGACGACTTGATGACGAAGTACGTGATGCCCGTCCACGCGAGCGTGACGGCAATCCCGATGATTCCGATCCAGTAGGCCCGGAGGAGGATCCCCTTCTCCGCGGCGGCGGGCGGGACGCTCGCTAGGACGATCTGCCCCGTCATGCCGGCGCCCCGGTGCGGGATGCAAAAGAACAGGATTCCGTTCGACCCGGCCTCCGGCGCAAAGCGCGTGCCGTTGGTCAAGAGGATCTGCGTCATCGTGACGACCGTGAACTCGACCGTCACATTCAGGCCGGGGTCCACGAGGTTCGTGCTGAGTTTCTCGGTCCCATTCACGTCGTTCATTGTGAACGAGTGTTGCATCGTGTCGTTGTTGTGGAACGTCACGACGAGGTGCACCGGGACCTGCGGGATGAGAATCTGCGCGGGCGCGAACACCTGTTTACCGCCCACCGTCTCGCCGAATACGAAGACGGTCAAGGTCGGCGTCGGGACGGCCTGCGCCCGGACGGTGGAAAGGACGGCGGCGGGGGCGAGCGCGACGATCAGAAACGTCGCGATGATAATCGCAAACGTTCGCATCCTACGACCCTCTGACTCCCGC comes from the Thermoplasmata archaeon genome and includes:
- a CDS encoding nickel-dependent hydrogenase large subunit, translated to MPEFWINMGPQHPMTHGLWNMKVKVDGETIVDAKPEIGYLHRGYEKIMEVREFQKNVVLTDRLCYVSSITWSHAYCLAVEKMMGIETPERGQWIRVISLELQRIASHLMWLASYGPDLGLLTGLLWALRERELFLDLIQLMSGMRMNQNYPRVGGVRNDLPENFEAMCRRSIEHFLEKYENEYQAIFQESKVFRMRTEGVGKISVEEAINWGVTGPNLRACGVDVDLRRLDPYETYEEIDFEPQVWHDGGAGDSYARFVCRFNELRESCGIVLQALEKMPKTGPYRVKPPRRAEGEGYAKTEDSRGEALFYVIGDGDDRPYRVKIRSPVFCTMAATPTLLRGNKLADVVSILGSVDVCVGEMDK
- a CDS encoding NADH-quinone oxidoreductase subunit C; protein product: MSALAKPLPKITGRPVPGVEKEVLAGLQAAFTSKLKDAKAVRERLVEIVIDRADLIAVCTYLKNTQGFEHLACITAVDWKDHFESIYHIENYYNGCMVQVNAQIPYGDPKIASLTGLWHAADYHEREAWDLMGVEYEGHPNLVRILLPEDFKFHPLRKAFAQEVDRQYISRRKLRGGK
- a CDS encoding NADH-quinone oxidoreductase subunit A; translation: MALESYAPVVIFAIIALLFPLGTFFATRLFRPDHPTPLKDLTYECGEVPEGEAQIQFHFQYYMFALIFVIFDVAAIFLLLWAFAWGGLLSFGSPVAKFSIFMFLGIMFVATQYALKKEEVIQI
- a CDS encoding molybdopterin-dependent oxidoreductase, with product MAATRPLPPGQREVRKWPRLDLGIVPRFDPKAWDLRVDGSVDKPLRFIYDEFLALPSTTVTSAFHCVTGWTTFDNEWVGVPIKEVAQRAQIRPSARFATFRCGDGYTTSHPLDVLYDADVLLVHTWDGKPLPLEHGGPVRLLVPKRYAYKSAKWVRGVTFTDDEELGYWEVRGYSNTADPVTEDRYSF
- the tatC gene encoding twin-arginine translocase subunit TatC, translating into MATLPADDRPDERRMSFFEHLEELRQRLKVVFVTFIVAFALLLIFAIEPVSVGNVQLYLPVPSADVGHTIPAQVFGLMNRSLVQGSATLTVLTPWEAVIVQMKVAMFLGAVITSPITTYEFWRFVAPALKPSERRLIFRITAPVVVLFLAGVLMSLLVVLPFTFPFLYGFARSLGAAPLLRLDDFLDFVLWFSLAFGLAFELPVVMYGLSYLGIVTPDFWRENWRYAAIAIFFFGAAITPDGSGVTMMLVALPMLFLYVAGYVAIVIRERRRARAKTS
- a CDS encoding twin-arginine translocase TatA/TatE family subunit; this encodes MDRTAGVMFGFSMGSITAQLPSGFEWVVLLILIAVLLLFGPKKLPELARGVGRALGEFRRGKMEVEREISMELSSMDVKDTRARVEKTASILGVPATGRSEMELKLGIARAIDRAPDDQVVSAAQAMGVYSSGADTQRLKEQIIKALNV
- a CDS encoding FAD-binding oxidoreductase, with translation MASLDYAYRRLVNTLGPERVARSEFERMVYSHDFASLPKIALLQWRLYPDFVALPQTTEEVAALVNLSDESQLQITPRGGGTSWYGGTVPNRGGVLVDMRKMNAILGLDPGARTVTVEAGATWKDVEDYVESKGFSLPVVPTNAIGSTVGGAINSGATGFGGVRNGSLRDAITNLDVVLPDGRILKTAPAGDAGGALANLTPLFFGAEGTLGIITRVTLRLVPKADVVKPLAYAFPGLGPGARFLKGLVDAGLAPHHAIVIDREHFVFERALRPDSPDPAPIALVAVRGTKDDAADQERTIDALASKEKGTRLSPEICDRMWRERYDNYGARRLSRGLIVSYNLVPVSRLPEAVETAAEIRDKLKLNGAVQAYLVDATTAALVPYVLMDDTRPSGGTALGFAKRMGDAAFEMEGHPMGLGLFLVFNLRKMHGRATTMISAVKVVLDPRKKVNGGKTFEVWTKYPWPGLRAIPPPGMAVGLEIAAILRRAKPTRDRFVRAYEHAKEE
- a CDS encoding FAD-binding protein encodes the protein MGLLRDWHYIEKAVEIPALSELIRDALIRALFVRDDRVLPKDLIADLSRVPPVTVKVKDDGEVRKLVRVLNGQESTLSLGLGAEDYHYFRTQLGVGRTREFGVVVRPRTLLTYDWIVPEQRGVQLDFSAYAGIEFAAEGHRAIAQVGATWKSLYDAAAAKGHSVPFVPTVPLDFAVGDALVGDAPFASYRGEFGSFVNALRTISAFGHRARLGFEDVANNGTAYDFLHAAIPLAGEFFIPVAVAVRLEAKAAARKTLTYAFDDGAKLSAALDKLSRTGQVLDWVHVTDAAAAKILRPTAAAEAFSAQVAFGATATGMAAKEKAIDAAMAGFRSKSADVPNPFDAAADAYTKTAESVSRSLFVGEVRLPSKALGDFAARLHAFGDQSAAKAGFYASLRETGTVSVFPFFASPKDRTKQHDLSKGVRAIISKIAGGVFTSRLAHLWEEDPQFLQRMAILRSLKLTIDTAHVVQPLVTP
- a CDS encoding 4Fe-4S dicluster-binding protein yields the protein MIRTATAPAEVPKPAPPAPPAPGPPADPLVAYYRNVRQMNLTLARDRYKQGFKVRTQEFIRGRGTLAVVAEEICMGCTHCFDNCAFESISMVDRKFALPDYSYTSRKAIIIEENCVGCEKCALVCPVDAITMVTKHDFVVKDGRVVSTSAPPAPAPRPPAPAQAKPATPAPTPAPKAATPAAAPPEPAEEPHEEPSEEEAEGGDAG